GGAATTCTGCAGGTCGGCGCCGGCGCAGAACGCCTTGTCGCCCGCGCCGGTCAGCACGATGACGCGGACCTCCTTGTCGTCATGGGCCTCGCGATAGCCGCGCGCGATGCCCGCGATGACCTCGCCGTTGAGCGCGTTGCGCTTGTCCGGCCGGTTGATGGTGATCCAGAACGCCTGCCCGCGCTTTTCGCGTATCACGCTGTCGGTCATGGCCGTGCTCGCCTCTCAGCAATGCTTCCTGGAAAGCATTTGCGACGGGATCGCCAGGAAGCGCAAGCAGGATTTAGACGGGGAGCGGCGCGGCCTTCTTCACCCAGACCTTGTTGTCGTGGAACGCGGCGCCGCCGATCGGCGCCACGGCTTCGGCGCCGGTCAGCATGTTGATACCCCGGCCGCCGATATGGTCCTTGTTCGGGTGGATCGATTCCGCGATCAGCACGCCGCGCCGCACGCCATCGAACAGGGTCGCGATCAGCGTGGTCTCGCCGCGCGTGTTGCCCAGCGTGACGGCGTCGCCCTCGGCAATGCCAAGCGCGGCGGCATCGAGCGGGTGAATCATCACGGACGCCCTGCCCTCACGCGCCTGCGACGACGGCGTCTCGTTGAAGGTGGTGTTGAGAAAGCTGCGCGAGGGACTGGTGGCGAGGCGGAACGGATGCGTCGCGTCGGCCTGCTCGATGACAGCCCAGTGGTCGGGCAGCGCGGGCATCTTGTCGACATCGCCCATCATGAGGCCGAACGGCGGATGCGCCCAGTCCGCCTTGAAATGGAACTTCCTGTCGGCATGCGCAAAGCCGTCGAGATAATGCGAGGTCCGGAAATCCGGCTGCAGGTCGCGCCACAGATCGGCTTCGAGCTTTTCGATGTCGCCATGGCCGGAAAGCTTGAGCGTGGCGTCGATCAATTCGCGCGGCGTCATGTCGAAGCCGCGATGGTCAGCGCCGACGCGGCGCGCAATTTCCTGCAGCACCTCGTGATTGGAGCGGCATTCGCCGGGCGCGTCGATCAGCTTGGCACCCACCGAGATGTGCTGATGGCCGCCGCCGTAATAGAGGTCGTCGTGCTCCATGAACATGGTTGCCGGCAGCACGATGTCGGCCATTTGCGCGGTCTCGGTCATGAACTGCTCATGTACGACCATGAACAGGTCCTCTCGCGCGAATCCCTGCCGCACCAGCCCCTGCTCGGGCGCTACCGTCATCGGATTGGTGTTCTGGATCAGCATCGCCTTGACCGGGCCGCCGCCGCGCAGGGCTTCGGCATCGCCGGTGAGGATGCGGCCGATCTTGGATTGATCCATCACGCGGGTCGTGCGGTCGATCGCGTCGTGACCCTCGATGATGGACTCGTTGAAATGCCAGAGCGCGTAATTGTTGAAGAAGGCGCCGCCGCCTTCATACTGCCAGGCGCCGGTCACGGCGGGGATGCAGAGCGCGGCGTGCATCTGCGCAGCGCCGTTGCGGCTGCGGGTGAAACCGTAGCCGAGCCGGAAGAAGGTGCGCCTGGTCTCGCCGACCGCGCGGGCAAAGGCCTCGATCTCGGCGACCGGCACGCCGCAGATGTTCGATGCCCATTCCGGCGTCCGCGACTTCAGGTGCGCCTCGAGCTCGCCGGGACAGTCGGTGTACTTGTCCATGTAGGCGCGGTCGGCATAGCCGTCGCGGAACAGCACATGCATCACGCC
This genomic interval from Bradyrhizobium sp. NP1 contains the following:
- a CDS encoding molybdopterin oxidoreductase family protein, with translation MNQHAKVEIRHSTCPHDCPSACALDVEVIGGQSIGRVRGSKQQTYTAGVVCAKVARYAERIHHPDRVIHPLRRIGPKGSGQFARISWDEALDEIGERFNQAEREFGAESVWPYYYAGTMGIVMRDGINRLAHVKKYSRFYSTICANVARIGFAIGTGKIAGADPREMGVSDLVVIWGTNPVNTQVNVMTHASRARKERGARIAAVDVYNNETMKQADIKIILRPGTDGAFACGVMHVLFRDGYADRAYMDKYTDCPGELEAHLKSRTPEWASNICGVPVAEIEAFARAVGETRRTFFRLGYGFTRSRNGAAQMHAALCIPAVTGAWQYEGGGAFFNNYALWHFNESIIEGHDAIDRTTRVMDQSKIGRILTGDAEALRGGGPVKAMLIQNTNPMTVAPEQGLVRQGFAREDLFMVVHEQFMTETAQMADIVLPATMFMEHDDLYYGGGHQHISVGAKLIDAPGECRSNHEVLQEIARRVGADHRGFDMTPRELIDATLKLSGHGDIEKLEADLWRDLQPDFRTSHYLDGFAHADRKFHFKADWAHPPFGLMMGDVDKMPALPDHWAVIEQADATHPFRLATSPSRSFLNTTFNETPSSQAREGRASVMIHPLDAAALGIAEGDAVTLGNTRGETTLIATLFDGVRRGVLIAESIHPNKDHIGGRGINMLTGAEAVAPIGGAAFHDNKVWVKKAAPLPV